A window of Cryptomeria japonica chromosome 3, Sugi_1.0, whole genome shotgun sequence contains these coding sequences:
- the LOC131037298 gene encoding uncharacterized protein LOC131037298 has translation MKKRWEGLSFPPFVGDGPVASLRSRAECRWQPPGEGWVKLNFDGASRGNLRHAGIRCSVHNWECKEIATLASPVGIKTNNWAELMALVEGLQLCRKIRVKNLDIEGDLTIIVNALRKSSMPNWRLNDLLSKAIDLCKVFDRFTVNHIYKKGNKRKERR, from the coding sequence atgaaaaaacgtTGGGAGGGCTTAtcttttcctccctttgtaggggaTGGTCCTgttgcaagtcttcgatcaagagctgaatgcagatggcagcccccaggcGAAGGATGGgtaaagttaaactttgatggggcatcacGTGGCAATCTGAGGCACGCAGGTATAAGATGCTCTGTTCATAATTGGGAATGCAAAGAAATAGCCACCCTTGCCTCCCCGGTAGGCATCAAAACCAACAATTGGGCGGAATtgatggccctggtggagggtctgcaGTTGTGTAGGAAAATAAGAGTAAAAAATTTGGATATTGAAGGAGATTTGAcaataattgtcaatgctctaaggAAAAGCAGTATGCCTAACTGGAGACTAAACGATTTGCTTTCAAAAGCTATTGACTTATGCAAAGTTTTTGATAGGTttacagtcaatcatatttataaaaAAGGTAATAAAAGAAAGGAGAGAAGGTAA